From the Erythrolamprus reginae isolate rEryReg1 chromosome Z, rEryReg1.hap1, whole genome shotgun sequence genome, one window contains:
- the LOC139154043 gene encoding olfactory receptor 14I1-like, whose translation MDNNTSIFLLLELSNIWEFQIIYASAFLILYLITLTGNFLIISAIAFDSHLHTPMYFFLMNLALQNIGSVSVIIPKSIFNSFINRRWISYTECVTQVLLFLFFVDSDISLLTVMAFDRYVAICNPLQYEMIMNRKACTQMVGSVWIASLFNAVLNTTGTFLTPFCSNIINQFFCEIPHLLKIACSDLYITEIGVVVFSITLAFGCFVFIVATYVEIFLAVLRIPSVQGRKKAFSTCLPHLIIFSIFLFTGCFAYLRPMSEKPSHIDFAITVMYSIIPPMINPLIYSLRNNDIKTALSRMFALRSLI comes from the coding sequence ATGGATAACAACACATCTATATTTCTTCTCCTGGAATTATCAAACATTTGGGAATTTCAGATTATCTATGCCTCTGCATTTTTGATTTTGTATTTAATTACACTGACTGGGAACTTCCTAATTATATCTGCAATAGCTTTTGATTCTCACCTTCACACACCAATGTACTTCTTCCTAATGAATTTAGCACTCCAGAACATTGGCTCAGTCTCAGTCATTATTCCCAAATCCATTTTCAATTCATTTATAAACAGACGATGGATTTCTTATACTGAATGTGTAACTcaggttcttttatttttattctttgtagACTCTGATATTTCTCTTCTTACTGTCATGGCATTTGATCGGTATGTTGCTATCTGCAATCCTTTACAATATGAAATGATAATGAACAGGAAGGCCTGCACCCAAATGGTTGGCAGCGTGTGGATTGCCAGCCTGTTCAATGCTGTACTAAACACCACTGGGACTTTTCTTACTCCTTTCTGCTCTAATATTATCAATCAATTTTTTTGTGAAATCCCACATTTACTGAAGATTGCCTGTTCAGATTTATACATAACTGAAATTGGAGTTGTAGTATTTAGCATTACATTAGCATTTGGTTGTTTTGTCTTCATTGTTGCTACTTATGTGGAGATCTTCCTTGCTGTCCTGAGAATTCCTTCTGttcaaggaagaaaaaaggcTTTTTCCACTTGCCTGCCCCACCTAAtcatcttttccatttttttgtttaCTGGTTGTTTTGCTTATCTGCGTCCTATGTCAGAGAAACCATCACATATTGATTTTGCCATTACTGTAATGTATTCCATTATCCCACCCATGATAAATCCATTAATCTATAGCTTGAGAAACAATGACATTAAGACtgctctgtcaagaatgtttgcTTTGAGGTCACTTATATAA
- the LOC139154044 gene encoding olfactory receptor 14A2-like — protein sequence MDNDTSVFFLLEFSTIRELQVMYRAIFLILYLMTLIGNVLIISAVAFDSRLHTPMYFFLMNLALQDIGSVSLIVPKSVINSIINARHISYSGCVTQVLLFVFFIDCDISLLTVMAYDRFIAICNPLRYEMIMNRKACIKMIGSVWIASFLNAALNTIGTFTTHFCSNAINQFYCEIPQLLKLACSDAFVIEIAGIIFSFTLAFGCFAFIFVTYIQIFTAVLKIPSVQGRKKAFSTCFPHLTVFSLFLFTSSFAYLRTPSDTPSNFEFAITIMYSIVPPMLNPLIYSLRNKDIKIALSKLFYLRTFILISKN from the coding sequence ATGGATAATGACACATCTGTATTTTTTCTACTGGAATTCTCAACAATTCGGGAGCTACAGGTTATGTACAGAGCTATATTTCTGATCCTGTATTTAATGACCTTAATAGGGAATGTTCTCATTATCTCTGCAGTTGCTTTTGACTCCCGCCTTCACACCCCCATGTACTTCTTTCTGATGAACTTAGCCCTACAAGACATTGGTTCTGTTTCACTCATTGTCCCAAAATCTGTTATCAACTCCATTATTAATGCACGACATATTTCTTATTCTGGATGTGTTACTCAAGTCCTCTTGTTTGTCTTCTTTATAGATTGCGATATTTCTCTTCTTACTGTCATGGCATATGATCGATTTATTGCCATTTGCAATCCTTTACGATATGAAATGATAATGAACAGAAAGGCCTGCATTAAAATGATTGGTAGTGTGTGGATTGCTAGCTTTCTCAATGCTGCATTAAACACAATTGGAACTTTTACTACTCATTTCTGTTCTAATGCAATCAATCAGTTTTACTGTGAAATCCCACAGTTACTTAAGCTTGCCTGCTCAGATGCATTTGTAATTGAAATTGCTGGCATAATATTCAGTTTTACATTAGCATTTGGTTGTTTTGCCTTTATCTTTGTTACTTACATACAGATCTTTACTGCTGTTTTAAAAATCCCTTCTGTTCAGGGAAGGAAAAAGGCCTTCTCCACGTGCTTCCCACACCTCACAgttttctccttatttttatttacatcttCATTTGCTTACCTGAGAACTCCATCTGATACCCCATCAAACTTTGAGTTTGCAATTACCATCATGTATTCTATTGTCCCACCTATGTTAAATCCATTAATATACAGCTTGAGAAACAAAGACATCAAAATTGCTCTTTCAAAGCTTTTTTATCTGAGGACTTTTATATTAATCAGCAAGAATTAG